In one Pygocentrus nattereri isolate fPygNat1 chromosome 21, fPygNat1.pri, whole genome shotgun sequence genomic region, the following are encoded:
- the LOC108439488 gene encoding flocculation protein FLO11-like isoform X4, which translates to MAETLWKPLWILLLVLSYADAGSVYRHHCTKDGAQDGSTESTTAQTSSDSGFVPSQEAYFEETQDFSKTQAFDSSLTNAGSRAFSFQGTTYTSSFQPLTRDLKPALSTSFQQASDQSVQTAYQQAGSARPVQSSCRQVASARPVPSGYQHVASVRPVASGYQQVASARPVASGYQQVASAQPVASSYQRVASAQPVPSASQRVSSAQPVASSYQQVASAPPFPSASQRVSSAQPGASSYQKVASAQPVASSYQKVASAQPVASSYQHVASAQPVASSYQRVASAQPVPSASQRVSSAQPVASSYQQVASAPPFPSASQRVSSAQPGASSYQQVASAQPGASSYQHVASAPPFPSASQRVSSAQPVASSYQQVASAQPVASSYQKVASAPLFPSASQRASSARPVLSSYQQVASAQPVVSSYQRVASAQPVPSASQRVSSAQPVASSYQQLASAQPVASSYHQVASAQPVASSYHQVASAQPVVSSYQHVASARPVPSASQRVSSAQPVQSSYQSGLSSPSVGFGSSAVGTGQSASSLYSSQDVSSTSTYKPSVGALGPAQSTYQQGVSYRPVQSTLPSSFVSRAYPYASSFKPSTSTSKPVQSGYQQKASDQPVQSASQRVSSAQPVQSAYQQVASTQPVWSSSPPSFVSQKVGFDSSAVGLSGSRAYSYTTSLKPSTSASQPVQSTYQQKPVQTASQSISSAQPVPSSYQQVTLSQPAQSSYPPEAASQNIRMDSSLTEVVGSVLRNDYGSEVATTGLNYRPFTSISTPSQSTCRQVTAAQPVQSRYQDVPFSQTSYGASLSGVTSTGSRSLYTPSDSVASAQAFRSPYSYAQALSSLDNSQPSAGSPRLTWTQKVLE; encoded by the exons ATGGCAGAAACACTCTGGAAGCCTTTGTG GATTTTGTTACTAGTACTGAGTTATGCTGATGCAGGAAGTG TTTACAGGCATCATTGTACAAAAGATGGTGCTCAGGATGGGAGCACTGAAAGTACTACTGCTCAGACAAGCTCTGATTCTGGATTTGTGCCTAGTCAAGAAGCTTATTTTGAGGAAACCCAGGACTTCTCAAAAACTCAGGCCTTTGATAGTAGTTTGACCAATGCAGGCTCAAGGGCATTCAGTTTTCAGGGAACTACCTACACTTCAAGCTTTCAGCCACTAACTAGGGATCTTAAGCCTGCCCTAAGCACCTCCTTCCAACAAGCCTCAGACCAGTCTGTGCAGACAGCATACCAGCAGGCAGGTTCAGCCCGGCCTGTCCAGAGCAGCTGCCGACAGGTAGCTTCAGCCCGGCCTGTCCCGAGCGGCTACCAACACGTGGCTTCAGTCCGGCCTGTAGCGAGCGGCTACCAACAGGTTGCTTCCGCCCGGCCTGTAGCGAGCGGCTACCAACAGGTTGCTTCCGCCCAGCCTGtagcgagcagctaccaacGCGTGGCTTCAGCCCAGCCTGTCCCATCTGCTTCCCAGAGAGTATCGTCCGCCCAGCCTGtagcgagcagctaccaacag gtGGCTTCCGCCCCGCCTTTCCCATCTGCTTCCCAGAGAGTATCTTCAGCCCAGCCTGGAGCGAGCAGCTACCAAAAGGTGGCTTCCGCCCAGCCTGTAGCGAGCAGCTACCAAAAGGTGGCTTCCGCCCAGCCTGtagcgagcagctaccaacaCGTGGCTTCAGCTCAACCTGtagcgagcagctaccaacGTGTGGCTTCAGCCCAGCCTGTCCCATCTGCTTCCCAGAGAGTATCTTCAGCCCAGCCTGtagcgagcagctaccaacaggtGGCTTCCGCCCCGCCTTTCCCATCTGCTTCCCAGAGAGTATCTTCAGCCCAGCCTGGagcgagcagctaccaacaggtggcttccgcccagcctggagcgagcagctaccaacaCGTGGCTTCCGCCCCGCCTTTCCCATCTGCTTCCCAGAGAGTATCTTCAGCCCAGCCTGtagcgagcagctaccaacaggtTGCTTCAGCTCAACCTGTAGCGAGCAGTTACCAAAAGGTGGCTTCAGCCCCGCTTTTCCCATCTGCTTCCCAGAGAGCATCTTCAGCCCGGCCTGTCCTGAGCAGCTACCAGCAGGTTGCTTCCGCCCAGCCTGTAGTGAGCAGCTACCAACGCGTGGCTTCAGCCCAGCCTGTCCCATCTGCTTCCCAGAGAGTATCTTCCGCCCAGCCTGtagcgagcagctaccaacagTTGGCTTCCGCCCAGCCTGTAGCGAGCAGCTACCATCAGGTTGCTTCCGCCCAGCCTGTAGCGAGCAGCTACCATCAGGTTGCTTCCGCCCAGCCTGTAGTGAGCAGCTACCAACACGTGGCTTCAGCCCGGCCTGTCCCATCTGCTTCCCAGAGAGTATCTTCAGCTCAACCTGTACAGAGCAGCTATCAGTCTGGCCTTTCTTCCCCAAGTGTTGGCTTTGGTTCTAGTGCTGTGGGAACCGGACAAAGTGCTTCAAGTCTGTACAGCTCTCAGGACGTTTCCTCTACTTCAACCTACAAGCCCTCTGTTGGCGCTCTAGGACCTGCCCAAAGCACGTACCAGCAGGGCGTTTCATATCGGCCTGTGCAGAGCACTTTGCCATCCAGCTTTGTTTCTAGGGCATATCCGTACGCCTCAAGCTTTAAGCCCTCTACTAGCACTTCAAAGCCAGTCCAAAGCGGCTACCAGCAAAAAGCATCAGATCAGCCTGTCCAATCTGCTTCCCAGAGAGTATCTTCAGCCCAGCCTGTCCAGTCAGCATACCAGCAGGTAGCTTCCACACAGCCTGTGTGGAGTAGTTCTCCACCTAGCTTTGTTTCCCAAAAGGTTGGCTTTGATTCTAGTGCAGTGGGATTAAGTGGCTCAAGGGCATATTCTTACACCACAAGCTTGAAGCCCTCTACTAGTGCTTCACAGCCTGTTCAAAGCACCTACCAGCAAAAGCCTGTCCAAACTGCTTCCCAGAGCATATCTTCAGCTCAGCCTGTCCCAAGCAGCTACCAGCAAGTAACTTTATCCCAGCCAGCTCAGAGTAGCTACCCGCCTGAAGCTGCTTCCCAAAATATTAGAATGGATTCTTCTTTGACTGAAGTGGTAGGAAGTGTCTTGAGAAATGACTACGGTTCTGAAGTAGCTACAACTGGATTAAACTACAGGCCTTTCACCAGCATATCTACACCTTCCCAAAGTACTTGCCGACAGGTGACTGCAGCCCAGCCCGTTCAGAGCCGATACCAAGATGTGCCTTTTTCCCAAACCAGCTATGGTGCTAGTTTGAGTGGTGTGACTTCAACTGGTTCAAGGAGTCTGTATACCCCTTCAGACTCGGTGGCTTCTGCTCAAGCGTTCAGATCACCATATTCCTATGCTCAGGCTTTGAGTTCCCTAGACAACTCTCAACCCTCTGCTGGCTCTCCAAGATTAACATGGACACAAAAGGTGCTGGAGTAG
- the LOC108439488 gene encoding flocculation protein FLO11-like isoform X5, producing the protein MAETLWKPLWILLLVLSYADAGSVYRHHCTKDGAQDGSTESTTAQTSSDSGFVPSQEAYFEETQDFSKTQAFDSSLTNAGSRAFSFQGTTYTSSFQPLTRDLKPALSTSFQQASDQSVQTAYQQAGSARPVQSSCRQVASARPVPSGYQHVASVRPVASGYQQVASARPVASGYQQVASAQPVASSYQRVASAQPVPSASQRVSSAQPVASSYQQVASAQPVASSYQHVASAQPVASSYQRVASAQPVPSASQRVSSAQPVASSYQQVASAPPFPSASQRVSSAQPGASSYQQVASAQPGASSYQHVASAPPFPSASQRVSSAQPVASSYQQVASAQPVASSYQKVASAPLFPSASQRASSARPVLSSYQQVASAQPVVSSYQRVASAQPVPSASQRVSSAQPVASSYQQLASAQPVASSYHQVASAQPVASSYHQVASAQPVVSSYQHVASARPVPSASQRVSSAQPVQSSYQSGLSSPSVGFGSSAVGTGQSASSLYSSQDVSSTSTYKPSVGALGPAQSTYQQGVSYRPVQSTLPSSFVSRAYPYASSFKPSTSTSKPVQSGYQQKASDQPVQSASQRVSSAQPVQSAYQQVASTQPVWSSSPPSFVSQKVGFDSSAVGLSGSRAYSYTTSLKPSTSASQPVQSTYQQKPVQTASQSISSAQPVPSSYQQVTLSQPAQSSYPPEAASQNIRMDSSLTEVVGSVLRNDYGSEVATTGLNYRPFTSISTPSQSTCRQVTAAQPVQSRYQDVPFSQTSYGASLSGVTSTGSRSLYTPSDSVASAQAFRSPYSYAQALSSLDNSQPSAGSPRLTWTQKVLE; encoded by the exons ATGGCAGAAACACTCTGGAAGCCTTTGTG GATTTTGTTACTAGTACTGAGTTATGCTGATGCAGGAAGTG TTTACAGGCATCATTGTACAAAAGATGGTGCTCAGGATGGGAGCACTGAAAGTACTACTGCTCAGACAAGCTCTGATTCTGGATTTGTGCCTAGTCAAGAAGCTTATTTTGAGGAAACCCAGGACTTCTCAAAAACTCAGGCCTTTGATAGTAGTTTGACCAATGCAGGCTCAAGGGCATTCAGTTTTCAGGGAACTACCTACACTTCAAGCTTTCAGCCACTAACTAGGGATCTTAAGCCTGCCCTAAGCACCTCCTTCCAACAAGCCTCAGACCAGTCTGTGCAGACAGCATACCAGCAGGCAGGTTCAGCCCGGCCTGTCCAGAGCAGCTGCCGACAGGTAGCTTCAGCCCGGCCTGTCCCGAGCGGCTACCAACACGTGGCTTCAGTCCGGCCTGTAGCGAGCGGCTACCAACAGGTTGCTTCCGCCCGGCCTGTAGCGAGCGGCTACCAACAGGTTGCTTCCGCCCAGCCTGtagcgagcagctaccaacGCGTGGCTTCAGCCCAGCCTGTCCCATCTGCTTCCCAGAGAGTATCGTCCGCCCAGCCTGtagcgagcagctaccaacag GTGGCTTCCGCCCAGCCTGtagcgagcagctaccaacaCGTGGCTTCAGCTCAACCTGtagcgagcagctaccaacGTGTGGCTTCAGCCCAGCCTGTCCCATCTGCTTCCCAGAGAGTATCTTCAGCCCAGCCTGtagcgagcagctaccaacaggtGGCTTCCGCCCCGCCTTTCCCATCTGCTTCCCAGAGAGTATCTTCAGCCCAGCCTGGagcgagcagctaccaacaggtggcttccgcccagcctggagcgagcagctaccaacaCGTGGCTTCCGCCCCGCCTTTCCCATCTGCTTCCCAGAGAGTATCTTCAGCCCAGCCTGtagcgagcagctaccaacaggtTGCTTCAGCTCAACCTGTAGCGAGCAGTTACCAAAAGGTGGCTTCAGCCCCGCTTTTCCCATCTGCTTCCCAGAGAGCATCTTCAGCCCGGCCTGTCCTGAGCAGCTACCAGCAGGTTGCTTCCGCCCAGCCTGTAGTGAGCAGCTACCAACGCGTGGCTTCAGCCCAGCCTGTCCCATCTGCTTCCCAGAGAGTATCTTCCGCCCAGCCTGtagcgagcagctaccaacagTTGGCTTCCGCCCAGCCTGTAGCGAGCAGCTACCATCAGGTTGCTTCCGCCCAGCCTGTAGCGAGCAGCTACCATCAGGTTGCTTCCGCCCAGCCTGTAGTGAGCAGCTACCAACACGTGGCTTCAGCCCGGCCTGTCCCATCTGCTTCCCAGAGAGTATCTTCAGCTCAACCTGTACAGAGCAGCTATCAGTCTGGCCTTTCTTCCCCAAGTGTTGGCTTTGGTTCTAGTGCTGTGGGAACCGGACAAAGTGCTTCAAGTCTGTACAGCTCTCAGGACGTTTCCTCTACTTCAACCTACAAGCCCTCTGTTGGCGCTCTAGGACCTGCCCAAAGCACGTACCAGCAGGGCGTTTCATATCGGCCTGTGCAGAGCACTTTGCCATCCAGCTTTGTTTCTAGGGCATATCCGTACGCCTCAAGCTTTAAGCCCTCTACTAGCACTTCAAAGCCAGTCCAAAGCGGCTACCAGCAAAAAGCATCAGATCAGCCTGTCCAATCTGCTTCCCAGAGAGTATCTTCAGCCCAGCCTGTCCAGTCAGCATACCAGCAGGTAGCTTCCACACAGCCTGTGTGGAGTAGTTCTCCACCTAGCTTTGTTTCCCAAAAGGTTGGCTTTGATTCTAGTGCAGTGGGATTAAGTGGCTCAAGGGCATATTCTTACACCACAAGCTTGAAGCCCTCTACTAGTGCTTCACAGCCTGTTCAAAGCACCTACCAGCAAAAGCCTGTCCAAACTGCTTCCCAGAGCATATCTTCAGCTCAGCCTGTCCCAAGCAGCTACCAGCAAGTAACTTTATCCCAGCCAGCTCAGAGTAGCTACCCGCCTGAAGCTGCTTCCCAAAATATTAGAATGGATTCTTCTTTGACTGAAGTGGTAGGAAGTGTCTTGAGAAATGACTACGGTTCTGAAGTAGCTACAACTGGATTAAACTACAGGCCTTTCACCAGCATATCTACACCTTCCCAAAGTACTTGCCGACAGGTGACTGCAGCCCAGCCCGTTCAGAGCCGATACCAAGATGTGCCTTTTTCCCAAACCAGCTATGGTGCTAGTTTGAGTGGTGTGACTTCAACTGGTTCAAGGAGTCTGTATACCCCTTCAGACTCGGTGGCTTCTGCTCAAGCGTTCAGATCACCATATTCCTATGCTCAGGCTTTGAGTTCCCTAGACAACTCTCAACCCTCTGCTGGCTCTCCAAGATTAACATGGACACAAAAGGTGCTGGAGTAG